The DNA sequence ACTTCCCTGACTTAATGATAGCTATATTTTATCAAAATTCCGCATCCAAGGCTAAGAAAGCAAAAGAGCCTGCAGCAGCAGGCCCTTCTAAAATGCGCAAGCGCCCTGGCCATCCTTAAGGAACGAGGGGACATCAGGCGCAGCTGCTAGACAGTAATCAAAGTCGCAAAAGATATATACTTACTTTGATAAAAAAGTTAGACAGCCTCTTCTTTCCTATCTTTCATAAACTCTTTGATTTCGCGGATGCCTTCAAGCGCTTGTACGAGCCTGAGAGGATCGATGATTGTGATAAGCCGGCTTCCTAAGGCTGCAACTCCGCTGAAGTAGGTGGTTTTCTGATAAGCAGCAAGTCCAAGTTCTTTGACAGCTTCCTTTGGCATATCAATAATTTCCTTAGCCTCTGCTACCGAAGCCCCAAGGGAAAGCTCTTCTGTCTGCAGCACAATCATTCTGGCTGCATCAGAATCTGCCTGGCTGCGGTCATAGAGAATATGCTCAAAATCAATGACAGGAATCAATTCTCCCCTTACCTTTGAAATTCCCTTCACATATGCAGGGAGATGAGGTATCGGTGTGATATCCTCAGCCTTTTCGATTGAAATGACATATTCAATCGGGATCGCATATTCCTCTTTGCCTACCTGAAACACAATCATTTTTTTATTTTCATCCATTGCTTTTGTCCCTCCGTCCGCTAAAAGTCCCTGGCGGCTATGCATATCTATTACAAATATACCATATTTTTTACTGATCCGGGAATTAACTATGTAAAATGTACCTTCTGTTAAGAAGAAAAAACGGGAGGAGCCGCTGGCCCTCCCGCTGATCATTATTCGTTGCCGGATACTTCATTGATGATTGCTACAACCATTTCTCCAAGCTTGTTCAGCTCTTCAACCGGCATGCGTTCATTGGTTGTATGGATTTCCTCATAGCCTACAGCCAGGTTGACTGTCGGGATGCCGAAGCCGGCAATCACATTCGCGTCACTGCCTCCGCCGCTATGGAGAAGCTCACTGCTGCGGCCGATTTTGGCTGCAGCTTTCTTTGCTACTTCCACCACATGATCCCCTTCTCCATATTTGAAGCCTGGGTACATAACCTGGATTTCAACATCGGCTTTGCCGCCCATTTCTTCTGCTGCGCTTTCAAATGCTTCCTTCATCTTGGCTGCCTGCGCTTCCATCTTTTCGCCAATAAGGGAACGGGCTTCTGCCAGGATGTCGACACGGTCGCAAACGATATTTGTCTGCTGACCGCCTTCAAATCTGCCGATATTGGCAGTCGTTTCCTCATCAATGCGTCCAAGCGGCATGCGGGCCACTGCTTTTGCTGCGATGGTGATGGCAGAAACGCCTTTCTCAGGTGCCACACCGGCATGAGCAGTTTTGCCTTGGATGACAGCTTTCACCTTGGCCTGTGTCGGAGCTGCTACAATAATATTCCCAACCTTGCCGTCGCTGTCGAGCGCATAGCCAAACTTGGCCTTTACAAGGGAACGGTCAAGCGCCTTCGCTCCGACCAGCCCTGATTCTTCGCCGGCTGTGATGATGAACTGGATGGTACCATGCTCTATATTCTGCTCTTTAAGAACCCTGACGACCTCAAGCATAACTGCAAGGCCTGCTTTATCGTCTGCACCAAGGATGGTAGTTCCGTCAGTCACCACATAGCCGTCCTTAATTGATGGCTTGATGCCCTTCCCGGGAACAACAGTATCCATATGCGAGGTAAAATAAATAGTATCAACGCCCTCTTTTGTGCCTTCAAGCGTGCAAATCAGATTTCCGGCACCATGGCCTGTTTCAGCAGTCGTATCGTCCTCAAAAACATCGACTCCAAGATCAGTGAATTTCTTTTTCAGGACTTTGGCGATTTCTGCTTCATGCTTTGTTTCGGAATCCACCTGGACAAGCTCCAGGAATTCATTTAGTAAACGCTCCTGATTGATCATAATGTTAAAACCTCCAATATGTATGCGTACTAACCTAGTATACCGCTCACATCATTCAACAGCAACCGGAGAGCCTGCCTGGGGAGAGGACTGCAGACTGGTGCCATAAGAAAAAAGGAAGGGAGTATTCCCTTCCAATCAACAGCATTTATAAGGGGATATTCCCATGCTTTTTGGCCGGCCGCGACTCCTTTTTATTCCGGAGCATCTCAAG is a window from the Bacillus infantis NRRL B-14911 genome containing:
- a CDS encoding chemotaxis protein CheW; amino-acid sequence: MDENKKMIVFQVGKEEYAIPIEYVISIEKAEDITPIPHLPAYVKGISKVRGELIPVIDFEHILYDRSQADSDAARMIVLQTEELSLGASVAEAKEIIDMPKEAVKELGLAAYQKTTYFSGVAALGSRLITIIDPLRLVQALEGIREIKEFMKDRKEEAV
- a CDS encoding M20/M25/M40 family metallo-hydrolase yields the protein MINQERLLNEFLELVQVDSETKHEAEIAKVLKKKFTDLGVDVFEDDTTAETGHGAGNLICTLEGTKEGVDTIYFTSHMDTVVPGKGIKPSIKDGYVVTDGTTILGADDKAGLAVMLEVVRVLKEQNIEHGTIQFIITAGEESGLVGAKALDRSLVKAKFGYALDSDGKVGNIIVAAPTQAKVKAVIQGKTAHAGVAPEKGVSAITIAAKAVARMPLGRIDEETTANIGRFEGGQQTNIVCDRVDILAEARSLIGEKMEAQAAKMKEAFESAAEEMGGKADVEIQVMYPGFKYGEGDHVVEVAKKAAAKIGRSSELLHSGGGSDANVIAGFGIPTVNLAVGYEEIHTTNERMPVEELNKLGEMVVAIINEVSGNE